In a genomic window of Oncorhynchus kisutch isolate 150728-3 linkage group LG9, Okis_V2, whole genome shotgun sequence:
- the flncb gene encoding filamin-C isoform X6, whose amino-acid sequence MWYKKGTETDNMMSNNTYYEQQQPPQYYQSTDNGDDEEEMPATEKDLAEDAPWKKIQQNTFTRWCNEHLKCLNKRINDLQKDLTDGLKLIGLLEVLSQKKMYRKYHARPNFRQMKLENVSVALEFLEREHIKLVSIDSKAIVDGNLKLILGLIWTLILHYSISMPMWEDEDDEDAKKLTPKQRLLGWIQNKVPQLHINNFHRDWRDGKALGALVDNCAPGLCPDWETWDPSQPVENAREAMQQADDWLGVPQVIAPEEIVDPNVDEHSVMTYLSQFPKSKLKPGAPLRSKTLHPKKAKAYGPGIAPRGNMVLKPAEFIVETVEAGLGEVLVYVEDPEGHTEEARVIPNNDKNRTYSVIYLPKVEGLHKVKVLFAGQDIDRSPFVVSVSKAMGDPNKVQARGPGLEPIGNVANKPTYFDIYTAGAGAGDVGVIIVDSQGRRDTVEIILENKGDSIFRCTYCPILEGSHVIYVTFAGQQIPRSPFTVHISEASNPNVCRASGRGLQPKGVRVKEVADFKVYTKGAGSGELKVTAKGPKGLEEPVKVRDTGEGVYECDYYPIMTGKYTITIIWGGQTIPRSPFEVVVSEDVGPQKVRAWGPGLETGMVGKSADFVVEAIGTEVGTLGFSIEGPSQAKIECDDKGDGSCDVRYWPTEPGDYAVHVICDDEDIKDSPFMAHILLTANDVFPEKVKSYGPGLEPIGCIVNKPAEFTIDTSRAGRGQLKIYAQDAEGFPIDIQITENGDSTFLCVYIPTKPIKHTIIITWGEVNVPNSPFRVTIGEGSHPDNVKVYGPGVEKSGLKANEPTYFTVDCCEAGQGDVSIGIKCAPGVVGPAEADIDFDIIKNDNDTFTVKYMPPGPGRYTIMVLFADHEIPISPFRIKVDPSHDANKVRAEGPGLNKTGVEVGKPTHFTIYTKGAGKAKPEVHFTGAAKGDAVRDFEIIDNHDYSYTVRYTAVQQSNMSISICHGGDPIPKSPFNITVAPPLDLNKVKVQGLNNKVDVGKDQEFTVSTHGVGGQGKMDVKITSPSRRPIPCKLESDTANEVHTVKYIPPEEGPYKVDISYDGNPVPGSPFTVEGVMPPDPSKVRAYGPGLQGGMVGKPAPFAIDTKGAGTGGLGLTVEGPCEAKIECQDNGDGSCSVSYLPTEPGEYAINILFAEQHIPGSPFKAMVQSVFDPSKVTASGPGLERGKVNEAGSFVVDCAKAGDAELTIEIISDSGSKAEVHVQNNSDGTYSITYIPQFHGMYTITIKYGGHAVPKFPARVQVDPAVDTSGVKVYGPGVEPRGVLREVTTHFIVDARAKSKTGGSHVKARIVNPTGANTDAYITDKGEGTYRVEYTAYEDGMHLIEVLYDDVAVPNSPFHVPVTEGCDPSRVRAYGPGLEEGLVNKPNRFTVETRGAGTGGLGLAIEGPSEAKMSCKDNKDGSCSVEYIPFTPGDYDVNITFGGLPIPGSPFRVPVRELVDPSKVRCSGPGLGSGVRAHVLQTFTVDTSKAGLAPLGVVLYGPTGVAEPVNITDNGDGTHTATYTPAKDGPYTVCVKYADQEVPRSPYKIKTLPAHDASKVRASGPGLNAQGVPASLPVEFTIDARDAGEGLLTVQILDPEGKPKKANIRDNRDGTYTVSYVPDMAGRYTITIKYGGDEIPYSPYRIHALPIGDASKCLVTVSIGGHGLGSGLGPTIQIGEETVITVDAKAAGKGKVTCKVSTPDGAELDVDVVENSDGTFDIYYTAPEPGKYVITIRFGGEHIPNSPFHVVASDTVPIIEEPCDKLQLQQPYQAYQGYPPHWATEEPVTTGDIMEPMLRPFNLVIPFTVQKGEITGEVRMPSGKTARPNITDNKDGTVTVKYAPTEKGLHEMDIKYDGNHIPGSPLQFYVDAINSGHVTAYGPGLSHGMVNKPATFTIVTKDAGEGGLSLAVEGPSKAEINCKDNKDGTCTVSYLPTVPGDYNIIVKFDNKHIAGSPYTAKITGDDTMRTSQLNVGTATDVSLKISETDLSSLTASIRAPSGNEEPCLLKRLPNRHIGISFTPKEVGEHVVSVKKNGTHVTNSPFKIMVGQSEIGDASKVKVFGQGLVEGHIFEVAEFIVDTRNAGYGGLGLSIEGPSKVDINCEDVEDGTCKVTYCPTEPGNYIINIKFADQHVPGSPFTVKVCGEGRVKESITRKRHAPSIATVGSTCDLNLKIPGNWFQMVSAQERHTRTFTRSSHTYTRTERTEISKTQAGETKREVRVEESTQVGGDPFRDVFGEFLGSQSLTGFSGIPATTRQPQEGDQGTQEMTAQVTSPGGKTEDAEIIDGEDSTYSVRFIPQEMGPHTVNVKYRGQHVPGSPFQFTVGPLGEGGAHKVRAGGTGLDRGVAGVAAEFSIWTREAGAGGLSIAVEGPSKAEISFEDRKDGSCGVAYVVQEPGDYEVSIKFNDEHIPDSPFIVPIATLSDNSRRLTVTSLQEMGLKVGQEASFAVQLNGARGLIDAKVHTPSGAVEECYVTELDSDQHAIRFIPRENGVHSIEVRFNGSHIPGSPFKIRVGEIGQVGDPGMVSAFGPGLEGGTTGAASDFVVNTCNAGSGALSVTIDGPSKVKMDCQDCPEGYKVTYTPMAPGSYLITIKYGGPSHIVGSPFKAKVTGARLSGGHSLHETSSVLVETVTKTSSSSSSMGVAYGPKFSSDASKVVSRGAGLSKAFVGQKNTFTVDCSKAGTNMLMVGVHGPKTPCEEVYVKHLGNRMYNVTYTVKEQGNYILIVKWGDENVPGSPFHVTVP is encoded by the exons GTGATAGCCCCTGAGGAAATAGTGGATCCCAATGTGGACGAGCACTCGGTGATGACCTACCTGTCCCAGTTTCCCAAGTCCAAGCTGAAGCCTGGTGCCCCGCTGCGCTCCAAGACTCTGCACCCCAAGAAGGCCAAGGCCTATGgaccag GTATTGCGCCCAGAGGTAACATGGTGCTGAAGCCGGCTGAGTTCATCGTGGAGACAGTGGAGGCGGGGCTAGGGGAGGTGCTGGTCTATGTGGAGGACCCAGAGGGACACACAGAGGAG GCCAGAGTGATCCCCAACAATGACAAGAACAGGACGTACTCTGTCATCTACCTGCCCAAAGTGGAGGGCCTTCACAAG GTGAAGGTGCTTTTCGCTGGGCAGGACATAGACAGGAGTCCCTTCGTGGTGAGTGTGTCCAAAGCCATGGGAGACCCCAACAAGGTGCAGGCCAGAGGACCAGGACTGGAGCCTATAGGCAACGTGGCTAACAAGCCGACCTACTTCGACATCTACacagcag GTGCCGGTGCTGGAGACGTGGGTGTAATCATCGTGGACTCCCAGGGCAGAAGAGACACCGTGGAGATCATTCTGGAAAACAAGGGGGACAGTATTTTCCGTTGCACCTATTGTCCTATCCTGGAGGGGTCTCATGTTATCTATGTGACGTTTGCTGGGCAGCAGATACCCAGAAGCCCTTTCACCGTCCACATCTCagagg CCAGCAACCCCAACGTGTGCCGGGCCTCAGGGAGAGGTCTCCAGCCTAAGGGGGTGAGGGTGAAAGAGGTGGCCGACTTCAAGGTCTACACCAAGGGCGCCGGCAGCGGAGAGCTCAAGGTCACCGCCAAGGGGCCAA AGGGACTAGAGGAGCCTGTGAAGGTGCGTGACACGGGAGAAGGGGTGTATGAGTGTGACTACTACCCCATCATGACTGGCAAATATACCATCACCATCATCTGGGGCGGACAGACCATCCCACGCAG CCCGTTCGAGGTGGTGGTGAGTGAGGACGTGGGGCCCCAGAAGGTGAGGGCGTGGGGGCCGGGCCTGGAGACAGGCATGGTGGGGAAGTCAGCTGACTTTGTGGTGGAGGCCATCGGCACAGAGGTGGGAACTCTGG GTTTCTCCATCGAGGGCCCGTCGCAGGCTAAGATAGAGTGTGATGATAAGGGCGACGGGTCATGTGACGTACGTTACTGGCCCACGGAGCCTGGCGACTACGCTGTTCACGTCATCTGTGACGACGAGGACATCAAGGACAGCCCCTTTATGGCCCACATCCTCCTCACAGCCAATGACGTGTTCCCTGAGAAG GTGAAGAGCTATGGCCCAGGTCTGGAACCGATTGGCTGCATTGTCAACAAACCAGCAGAGTTCACCATTGATACAAGTAGAGCCGGCAGAGGCCAGCTGAAGATATACGCCCAGGATGCAGAGGGCTTCCCCATAGACATCCAGATCACAGAGAACGGAGACAGCACCTTCCTCTGTGTCTACATTCCCACCAAGCCCATCAAACACACCATCATTATCACCTGGGGAGAGGTCAACGTCCCCAACAGTCCCTTCAGG gtgaccATCGGAGAGGGCAGCCACCCAGATAATGTGAAGGTGTACGGTCCAGGTGTGGAGAAGTCAGGTCTGAAGGCCAACGAGCCCACCTACTTCACTGTGGACTGCTGCGAGGCAGGACAAG GGGATGTCAGTATTGGCATCAAGTGTGCTCCCGGCGTGGTGGGTCCGGCAGAGGCTGACATCGACTTTGACATCATCAAGAACGACAACGACACGTTCACAGTGAAGTACATGCCCCCCGGCCCCGGACGCTACACCATCATGGTGCTGTTCGCTGACCac GAAATACCCATCAGCCCTTTCAGAATCAAGGTGGACCCCTCTCATGACGCTAACAAGGTGAGGGCGGAGGGACCCGGACTCAACAAGACAG GTGTGGAGGTAGGTAAGCCCACCCACTTCACCATCTACACCAAGGGAGCGGGCAAGGCCAAGCCTGAAGTGCACTTCACCGGAGCAGCCAAAGGGGACGCTGTCCGAGACTTTGAGATCATTGACAACCATGACTACTCCTACACCGTGCGCTACACTGCAGTGCAACAG AGTAACATGTCTATCTCAATCTGCCACGGCGGTGACCCCATTCCCAAGAGCCCCTTCAACATCACTGTGGCGCCGCCCCTTGACCTCAACAAGGTCAAAGTTCAGGGGTTGAACAACA AGGTCGACGTTGGGAAGGATCAGGAGTTCACAGTGAGCACGCACGGCGTCGGTGGCCAGGGCAAGATGGATGTGAAGATCACCTCACCCTCTCGTCGGCCAATCCCCTGCAAGCTGGAGTCTGACACGGCCAACGAAGTGCACACTGTGAAGTACATTCCCCCTGAGGAGGGCCCCTACAAAGTGGACATCAGCTATGATGGGAACCCTGTGCCTGGGAGCCCCTTCACCGTGGAGGGGGTGATGCCCCCAGACCCCTCAAAG GTGCGTGCCTATGGCCCAGGCCTCCAGGGGGGCATGGTGGGTAAGCCGGCCCCCTTCGCCATTGACACCAAGGGTGCGGGCACTGGCGGGCTGGGCCTGACCGTGGAGGGGCCATGCGAGGCCAAGATCGAGTGCCAGGACAACGGCGACGGGTCCTGCTCTGTCTCCTACCTTCCCACAGAGCCCGGCGAATACGCCATCAACATCCTGTTTGCCGAGCAGCACATCCCCGGCTCCCCCTTCAAGGCCATGGTACAGTCCGTGTTTGACCCCAGTAAGGTCACGGCCAGTGGGCCAGGCCTGGAGAGAGGGAAGGTCAACGAGGCAGGGTCGTTCGTAGTGGACTGCGCCAAGGCTGGGGACGCCGAGCTGACCATTGAGATTATTTCCGATTCGGGGTCGAAGGCGGAGGTGCATGTTCAGAACAACAGTGATGGGACCTATTCTATCACGTACATCCCACAGTTCCATGGCATGTATACTATCACCATTAAATATGGGGGCCACGCCGTGCCCAAGTTCCCCGCCCGTGTGCAAGTGGACCCAGCCGTGGATACCAGCGGGGTGAAGGTGTACGGACCAGGAGTGGAACCCAGAG GGGTCCTGAGGGAGGTGACCACCCATTTCATTGTGGATGCCCGTGCCAAGAGCAAGACCGGGGGCAGCCATGTCAAGGCCCGCATCGTCAACCCTACAGGCGCCAACACAGACGCCTACATCACTGACAAGGGGGAAGGCACCTATAGAGTGGAATACACTGCCTATGAGGATG ggatgCACCTGATTGAGGTGCTGTATGATGATGTGGCGGTGCCTAACAGTCCGTTCCATGTCCCGGTAACGGAGGGTTGTGACCCCAGCCGCGTCAGAGCCTACGGTCCTGGTCTGGAGGAGGGCCTGGTCAACAAACCCAACCGCTTCACTGTGgaaaccag gGGTGCTGGTACAGGGGGTCTGGGTCTGGCCATCGAGGGTCCATCAGAGGCTAAGATGTCTTGTAAGGACAATAAAGATGGCAGCTGCAGTGTGGAGTACATCCCCTTCACCCCGGGAGACTATGACGTCAACATTACCTTCGGAGGCTTGCCCATCCCAG ggagTCCTTTCCGTGTGCCAGTGAGAGAGCTGGTGGACCCAAGTAAGGTGAGGTGTTCAGGTCCAGGGCTGGGTAGTGGAGTCAGAGCCCATGTTCTTCAGACCTTCACTGTGGACACCAGCAAGGCTGGCCTCGCCCCTCTGGGAGTGGTGCTGTACGGACCAACTg GAGTGGCTGAGCCAGTGAACATCACAGATAATGGAGACGGAACACACACAGCGACCTACACACCGGCCAAGGACGGCCCGTACACCGTGTGTGTGAAGTACGCTGACCAGGAGGTCCCTCGCAG tccgTATAAGATCAAGACATTGCCTGCTCATGATGCCAGTAAGGTGCGTGCCAGTGGGCCAGGTTTGAATGCCCAGGGTGTGCCTGCCAGCCTGCCCGTGGAGTTCACCATCGATGCCCGCGATGCTGGCGAAGGTTTGCTCACTGTGCAGATACTG GACCCAGAAGGCAAGCCGAAAAAGGCCAACATCCGTGACAACAGAGATGGGACGTACACAGTGTCCTACGTACCAGACATGGCAGGGCGCTACACCATCACCATCAAGTATGGAGGAGACGAGATTCCCTACTCACCCTATCGTATCCATGCCCTGCCCATTGGAGACGCCAGCAAGTGTCTGGTCACAG TTTCCATCGGAGGACATGGATTGG GTTCAGGCCTCGGACCCACCATCCAGATCGGCGAGGAGACTGTCATCACCGTGGACGCAAAAGCTGCTGGGAAGGGAAAGGTGACCTGTAAGGTGTCGACGCCAGATGGGGCGGAGCTAGACGTGGACGTGGTGGAGAATTCCGACGGAACTTTTGATATCTACTACACGGCTCCGGAACCTGGGAAATACGTCATCACCATCCGCTTTGGAGGAGAACACATTCCAAACAGCCCCTTCCACGTGGTG GCCAGTGATACCGTCCCTATAATAGAGGAACCGTGTGACAAGCTCCAGTTACAACAGCCCTACCAGGCCTACCAGGGCTACCCCCCTCACTGG GCCACAGAAGAGCCCGTCACCACCGGCGATATCATGGAGCCTATGCTCCGCCCCTTTAACCTGGTCATTCCGTTCACCGTTCAGAAGGGAGAGATCACAG gtgaGGTGCGTATGCCCTCAGGTAAGACAGCCCGTCCTAACATCACAGACAACAAGGATGGGACAGTAACAGTGAAGTACGCCCCTACAGAGAAAGGCCTGCATGAGATGGACATCAAATATGACGGAAACCACATCCCAG GAAGTCCCCTCCAGTTCTATGTAGATGCCATTAACAGTGGTCATGTGACAGCCTATGGTCCTGGTCTGAGCCACGGCATGGTCAACAAACCTGCCACCTTCACCATCGTCACGAAGGATGCAGGGGAAG GTGGTCTGTCCCTGGCAGTAGAGGGTCCCTCTAAGGCAGAGATCAACTGTAAGGATAATAAGGATGGAACCTGCACTGTGTCCTACCTTCCCACTGTACCAGGAGACTACAACATCATCGTCAAGTTTGACAACAAACACATCGCCGGCAGCCCCTATACTGCCAAGAtcacag GAGATGACACTATGAGGACATCCCAGCTCAACGTCGGCACGGCAACAGACGTTTCATTGAAGATCTCAGAGACAGACCTGAGCAGCCTGACAGCGAGCATCAGAGCACCGTCGGGCAACGAGGAACCCTGCCTCCTCAAGAGACTGCCCAATCGACACATCG GTATCTCATTCACTCCTAAGGAGGTAGGGGAGCATGTTGTGAGTGTGAAGAAGAACGGGACGCACGTGACCAACAGCCCCTTCAAGATCATGGTGGGCCAGTCAGAGATCGGGGACGCTAGCAAGGTCAAGGTGTTTGGCCAGGGACTGGTGGAGGGACACATCTTTGAGGTGGCTGAGTTCATAGTTGACACCAGGAACGCAG gTTATGGTGGTCTGGGCCTGTCTATAGAGGGTCCCAGTAAGGTGGATATTAACTGTGAGGATGTGGAGGATGGTACCTGTAAGGTGACCTACTGTCCTACTGAACCAGGAAATTACATCATCAACATCAAGTTCGCTGACCAGCACGTCCCAG GAAGTCCTTTCACGGTGAAGGTGTGTGGTGAGGGCAGGGTGAAGGAGAGCATCACTAGGAAGAGACATGCTCCATCCATTGCTACTGTGGGCAGCACCTGTGACCTCAACCTCAAAATACCAG GTAATTGGTTCCAGATGGTGTCGGCCCAGGAGCGGCATACGCGCACGTTCACGCGCAGCAgtcacacgtacacacgcacggAGCGCACAGAGATTAGTAAGACACAGGCGGGGGAGACCAAGCGGGAGGTGCGCGTGGAGGAGAGTACCCAGGTCGGGGGAGACCCCTTCAGGGACGTGTTTGGAGAGTTCCTGGGTAGTCAGAGTCTCACAGGCTTCAGTGGGATACCAGCCACTACCAGACAGCCtcaagagg GTGACCAGGGGACCCAGGAGATGACGGCCCAGGTGACCAGTCCGGGGGGTAAGACGGAGGACGCAGAGATCATCGACGGCGAGGACAGCACCTACAGCGTCCGCTTCATCCCCCAGGAGATGGGGCCCCACACGGTCAACGTCAAGTACAGGGGCCAGCATGTCCCCGGGAGCCCCTTCCAGTTCACCGTGGGGcccctgggagagggaggggcacaCAAGGTCCGGGCTGGGGGCACGGGGCTGGATAGAGGAGTGGCAGGAGTGGCAG CTGAGTTTAGTATCTGGACCAGAGAGGCTGGTGCAGGAGGTCTGTCCATCGCTGTAGAGGGGCCCAGTAAGGCAGAGATCAGCTTTGAAGACAGGAAGGATGGATCCTGCGGAGTGGCCTATGTGGTGCAGGAACCAG gtgaCTATGAGGTGTCCATTAAGTTTAATGATGAGCACATCCCAGACAGTCCCTTCATAGTCCCCATCGCCACTCTGTCTGATAACTCACGCCGCCTTACAGTCACCAGCCTACag GAGATGGGGTTGAAGGTGGGCCAGGAGGCGTCGTTCGCGGTGCAGTTGAACGGGGCGAGGGGGTTGATAGATGCTAAGGTTCACACCCCATCCGGAGCTGTAGAGGAGTGTTATGTTACTGAGCTGGACAGCG ACCAGCACGCCATCCGGTTTATCCCGAGGGAGAACGGAGTCCACTCCATCGAAGTGCGTTTCAATGGGAGCCACATTCCCGGTAGTCCCTTCAAGATCCGTGTGGGAGAGATCGGACAGGTCGGAGACCCGGGAATGGTGTCAGCCTTCGGACCTGGGCTGGAAGGAGGAACCACAG GCGCGGCGTCAGATTTTGTAGTGAACACGTGTAATGCGGGGTCGggtgctctgtcagtgaccatcgatGGGCCGTCTAAGGTCAAGATGGACTGTCAGGATTGTCCCGAGGGTTACAAGGTCACCTACACACCCATGGCCCCCGGCAGCTATCTCATCACCATCAAATACGGAGGACCATCCCACATCGTAGGTAGCCCCTTCAAGGCTAAAGTCACAG gtGCTCGTCTCTCTGGTGGTCACAGTCTACATGAAACCTCGTCCGTTCTTGTGGAGACAGTAACCAAGACGTCGTCGTCTTCGTCGTCGATGGGCGTGGCCTATGGCCCTAAGTTCTCTTCGGATGCCAGTAAGGTGGTCTCCCGGGGCGCCGGCCTATCAAAGGCCTTTGTAGGGCAGAAGAACACCTTCACAGTAGACTGCAGCAAAGCAG GAACTAACATGTTGATGGTGGGGGTACACGGCCCAAAGACCCCGTGTGAAGAGGTCTACGTTAAACACCTGGGCAACAGGATGTACAACGTCACCTACACCGTCAAAGAACAGGGCAACTACATCCTCATCGTCAAATGGGGGGATGAAAATGTCCCCGGCAGCCCCTTCCATGTCACCGTCCCCTAA